CTCATATTGCTCTTTTTCATGTTGTTCTCCTTCTCACCAACCGCGGAGCCGCGCCGCGTAAGAAACGCGAACCGCTCCACTCAATTGGTGTGCAACATGGGCGACGTGTTCGCCGAAGTTGTCTTTTCGGAACCGGTATCATACTCGGTCGCGTAGTGCAGTCGCACCGACGTGTTTAGCGCAATTCGCACAGCAATAAACGGTTCCATCGTGCTCGACACCATGACCAACGACTCGGCAGCCGCAATGTGCGCACTCCGGGGCCAGCGCGTGAATCGCGCACTCGAACGAGTCGAATGTGTGCGATTCGCCGCTGGTTTCTGTGACGGTGAAGGCTTTGTCGTACTCGTTCCCGCACACTTCACACTTCCCCATTGTTCGTCCTCCGTAGTGGTGGTCGCAAGGGCGACCCGTTCCACGCAATAACAGCCACGAGCATAGCGCAGCAAATCACGCGCCCGCGGATCTATGGCCAGTGCGAAGATCCGGGCCGTGGATTTGAACGAGGTGACGTTCGTCTGCACCGAGGGACATTACCAGATCAGTAAGGCAGCGCGGCCGCCCTGTCCGAGGTTGCGGCCAAGCGCTGACCAGTTGCCCGCAGTTCGATAGCGAGCCGTCGCTGGACTTTTAATGCGAGTGTTTCGCCCGAAGAGGTGTCCTCGGTCAGGCGCGAGGAGGGGCAACCGTTGTGGGTCACGCTGGATGTGCAGAAAGAGGCCGACCGAGTGCTTCCAGCCCGGTACGTCCCGGCCGGTGTGGACGAAACGGCGACGTGTTCCAGTTCCGCGGGCGTACCACGTCGTACCCGGAACTGGCGCTCGCCGGGACGTTCGCGGAAGAAAACTTTGTTGGAGTGAATGAATCGGAAAAGTATCCCCCTGGTTTCCCAAGGGGTTGAGGGTAATCGGGGATTGCCGAACACATTTGGAGCGGAGAGGGCGGGATTCGAACCCGCGGTGGGGTTTTACCCCCACGCCGCTTTAGCAAAGCGGTGCTTTCGACCACTCAGCCACCTCTCCAGGTGCTTACTTTCCTAGTTTTTCTACGTTTCAGCTCGCTTTTAGTCTCTGCGCTGTCGATCACTTCTCGTCGCCAAGTACGCCACCGAGCCCTTCTGCTGAGTGACGCATGGAAAAGGATACCGGTTCGCGCCCCCCTCGTAAAGCCCTCGATTGACCGAAGATGGTGGTAAGTGGATGAGGAAGGGGTGGGCGCTATTCACGACTTCAGTGCCTGGGGACGCTGGGGCACGCGGGTCGTGAAACTCTTTGATCTCGACCGCGGTTCGCGATCGGTCCCCGAATTACACCCTCGCTTACTGCAGTGGGTACCGCGCGACTACCGGAGCGTCGCCGAAGTGCTCCTTCCGACGCTTGGTTTTGCGCCGAATGACGCACACCAACTGCCGCCGGTTGCACTCGCCCGCGTAGGTCTCGAATGCGTCCCGGAGTTCGTCGCGCCGGCGCCGCGCGCTCGACTTGAGGTGGAACGTGAGCTGGTTCTTGTGCCACTTGGGGCGCTTCATGTTGGTCCCCGGCGGGCCGTAGCGCCGCACGAGTTCCTGGAACCGCACGAGCGCCCCTTCCAGGGATTCGCCCTCGCGAACGGTCACTTTTACACCCACTACTTGTGCGTCTTGACGGCCGACGCGGGGCCGGTTGAAAGGGCCGCTTGGGGCCGAAACAGAAATCATCTCGCGCTGTTAAGAATACCGTCGGGGCGCGAAAGAACAACGAACTCGGGCGCGACAGTTCAACTTTACTGCCACCGCGCCCGTGCGCTTCGGACCCGTTGCGGGCCGAGGACTCATTTGGGGAACACCTTCGTGGCCGTCTTGAGGAACAGATCGCGGGCCGCCCACTGGTCGCCGCTCGTGCATTGCACCATGAAAACCGCCACCATGCCCGTTTTGGGGTCGACGGACAGGTCGGTGCCGTAGGCCCCGTCGTGGCCGAACATGCCGTTGCGCAGGTGGTACCCCAGGCTGTAATTGACCTTGGTCTTCCCGGTTTGCTCCTTGCGCAGTTCATCCATCGCGGCGCGCGACAGGTAGCGCTTGCCGTCCAGTTCGCCGTCGTTGGCCAGCACCAGCCCGTAGCGGAAAATGTCGTGCGTGGTGGAGAACAGACCGCCCCCGGCCTCGGGGAACCGGCGCGTCCGGTCGCTCAGCGGCTTGGTCAGGAAGCCGACGTCGCCCCGGGCGTACCCGTTCTTCTGCTTGTTAGGGCCGTATGCGCCGGCCAACCGAGCGACCTGCGCGTCGCTCGGCCAAAAGGTAGTTTCTGTCATCCC
This region of Gemmata massiliana genomic DNA includes:
- a CDS encoding 30S ribosomal protein S21, giving the protein MTVREGESLEGALVRFQELVRRYGPPGTNMKRPKWHKNQLTFHLKSSARRRRDELRDAFETYAGECNRRQLVCVIRRKTKRRKEHFGDAPVVARYPLQ